Proteins encoded together in one Mycobacterium simiae window:
- a CDS encoding winged helix-turn-helix transcriptional regulator has protein sequence MRTRNYNQNCPIARGLDVLGERWTLLILRELVGGPRRYGDLRAELPGIATNLLAERLKELQDDGLVERTDLPAPIARTVYTLSDVGWRRVLPILQTVAWFGLDRLDPIGDGPASPLNGFLAGILLGFDSGQAAGLEVTVRAEIDGRRFDFAVTHCRLAGARGEPAVTITARAIDLVTARLATSEARRKAALRRVGFDGHQRDIDAVRAVFSL, from the coding sequence GTGCGGACCCGCAATTACAACCAGAACTGCCCGATCGCGCGCGGACTTGACGTCCTAGGGGAGCGGTGGACGTTGCTGATCCTGCGCGAGCTGGTTGGCGGGCCCCGCCGCTATGGCGACCTACGCGCCGAATTGCCCGGCATCGCAACAAATTTGCTTGCCGAGCGACTCAAGGAGCTGCAAGACGACGGGCTCGTCGAACGGACCGATTTACCGGCACCGATCGCGCGAACGGTCTACACCCTCAGCGACGTGGGCTGGCGGCGAGTGCTGCCCATCCTGCAAACTGTCGCATGGTTCGGCCTGGATCGATTGGATCCGATCGGCGACGGCCCCGCGTCGCCGCTGAACGGGTTTCTCGCCGGCATCCTGCTCGGCTTCGATTCCGGGCAGGCGGCGGGCCTGGAGGTGACGGTCCGGGCCGAGATCGACGGCCGCCGCTTCGACTTCGCGGTTACCCACTGTCGTCTGGCCGGTGCGCGTGGCGAACCCGCGGTGACGATCACCGCCCGCGCGATAGATCTGGTCACCGCCCGTTTGGCGACAAGTGAGGCCAGGCGCAAGGCGGCGCTGCGGCGTGTCGGCTTCGACGGACACCAGCGTGACATCGACGCCGTGCGGGCGGTGTTTTCGTTGTGA
- the kasB gene encoding 3-oxoacyl-ACP synthase KasB → MTELVTGKALPNVVVTGIAMTTALATDAESTWKLLLDRQSGIRHLHDSFVEHYDLPVRIGGHLLEDFDQGLTRAERHRMGWLQKIATVLSRRVWENAGSPDVDPNRLLVSVGTGLGSAEQIVFSYDDLRARGKNAVSPLAVSKYMPDGPALAIGLERRARAGVITPISACASGSEGIAQAWRNIVLGEADVAICGGVEVRIEAVAIAAFAQMRIVMSTKNDDPAGACRPFDRDRTGFVFGEAGALMVIETEEHAKARGANILARIMGASITSDGFHMVAPDPNGARAGHAMSRAIQLAGLTPDDIDHVNAHATGTSVGDLAEAKAINNALGSNKAAVYAPKAALGHSVGAVGAVESILTVLALRDQVIPPTLNLENLDPQIDLDVVAGQPRPGNYRYAINNSFGFGGHNVAVAFGRY, encoded by the coding sequence ATGACAGAGCTGGTTACGGGGAAAGCACTTCCGAATGTCGTGGTCACCGGCATTGCGATGACGACTGCGCTGGCAACGGATGCGGAGAGCACTTGGAAGTTATTGCTGGACAGGCAAAGCGGAATCCGTCATCTGCATGACTCGTTCGTCGAACACTATGACCTGCCGGTGCGCATCGGCGGGCACCTGCTGGAAGATTTCGACCAAGGGCTGACCCGGGCCGAGCGGCACCGGATGGGGTGGCTGCAGAAGATCGCCACCGTCTTGAGTCGTCGCGTCTGGGAGAATGCCGGTTCGCCGGACGTGGACCCCAACCGGCTACTGGTCTCCGTCGGCACCGGCTTGGGTTCGGCCGAGCAGATCGTGTTCAGCTACGACGATCTGCGCGCACGCGGCAAGAACGCCGTCTCTCCGCTGGCGGTGTCGAAGTACATGCCCGACGGGCCCGCCCTGGCGATCGGGCTGGAACGTCGCGCCCGGGCCGGCGTGATCACACCGATATCGGCGTGCGCGTCCGGTTCGGAGGGCATTGCGCAGGCCTGGCGCAACATCGTGCTGGGCGAGGCCGACGTCGCCATCTGCGGCGGCGTGGAGGTGCGGATCGAGGCGGTGGCCATCGCGGCGTTCGCCCAGATGCGCATCGTGATGTCGACCAAGAACGACGACCCGGCCGGCGCATGCCGCCCGTTCGACAGGGACCGGACCGGCTTTGTGTTCGGCGAGGCCGGCGCGCTGATGGTGATCGAGACCGAGGAGCACGCCAAGGCCCGTGGCGCCAACATTTTGGCCCGCATCATGGGCGCAAGCATCACCTCGGACGGCTTCCACATGGTGGCGCCGGACCCCAACGGCGCACGCGCGGGGCATGCGATGAGCCGGGCGATTCAGCTGGCGGGGCTCACGCCCGACGACATCGACCACGTCAACGCCCACGCCACCGGCACCTCGGTGGGCGACCTGGCTGAGGCCAAGGCCATCAACAACGCGCTGGGCAGCAACAAGGCGGCGGTGTACGCCCCCAAAGCGGCGCTGGGCCACTCGGTGGGCGCGGTCGGCGCGGTGGAGTCGATCCTGACCGTGCTGGCACTGCGGGACCAGGTGATCCCGCCGACGCTGAACCTGGAAAACCTCGATCCCCAGATCGACCTGGATGTGGTGGCGGGTCAGCCACGACCCGGTAACTACCGCTACGCGATCAACAACTCGTTCGGGTTCGGTGGCCACAACGTCGCGGTGGCGTTCGGCCGGTACTAA
- a CDS encoding nucleoside hydrolase, with protein MTTGAGRKAPVFIDVDTGVDDALALIYLLASPDADLVGIASTGGNVGVQQVCANNLGLLELCHATGIPVSKGSEETLTGPLRTPSKVHGPRGLGYADLPPSDIGLTDYDSATAWVRAARALPGELIGLATGPLTNLALALCLEPALPTLLRRLVIMGGSYDHVGNTTAVAEWNISVDPEAADRVFQAWSAETLEPQQLPILCGLDLTRTVAITPEILARLAAAAESTTTMMSAQDERGTRSTASNPVIRVIEDALRFYLEGYCDNGHGYLAHLHDPLAAAIALDPELVATRMGRVEVELAGTLTRGMTVTDWSGRREPNARIGVRVDAGAFFDRFIERVGPFARRVAGAVE; from the coding sequence GTGACGACGGGCGCCGGTCGTAAGGCACCGGTCTTCATCGACGTCGATACCGGTGTCGATGACGCGTTGGCCCTGATCTACCTGCTGGCCAGCCCGGACGCAGATTTGGTCGGCATCGCCTCGACCGGTGGAAACGTTGGCGTACAACAGGTTTGCGCCAACAACTTGGGTCTGCTCGAACTGTGCCACGCCACCGGCATCCCGGTGTCGAAGGGAAGCGAGGAGACGCTGACCGGCCCGCTGCGGACCCCCTCGAAAGTGCACGGGCCGCGCGGCTTGGGGTATGCCGACCTGCCGCCCAGCGACATCGGGCTGACCGACTACGACTCGGCGACCGCCTGGGTGCGTGCCGCCCGCGCGTTGCCCGGTGAGCTGATCGGCTTGGCGACCGGCCCGTTGACCAACCTGGCGTTGGCGCTGTGCTTGGAGCCCGCGCTGCCAACGTTGTTACGCCGGCTGGTGATCATGGGCGGGTCCTACGACCACGTCGGTAACACCACCGCGGTGGCGGAATGGAACATCAGCGTCGATCCCGAGGCCGCCGATCGGGTTTTCCAGGCATGGTCGGCAGAAACCCTTGAACCACAACAACTTCCAATTTTGTGCGGCCTGGACCTGACGCGCACCGTCGCGATCACACCGGAGATCCTGGCCAGGTTGGCCGCCGCGGCGGAATCGACGACGACCATGATGAGCGCGCAGGACGAACGCGGAACCCGATCGACGGCGTCCAACCCGGTGATCCGGGTGATCGAAGACGCGCTGCGGTTTTATCTGGAAGGCTATTGCGACAACGGCCATGGCTATCTCGCGCACCTGCACGACCCGTTGGCGGCGGCAATCGCACTGGACCCCGAGCTCGTCGCGACCCGGATGGGGCGGGTGGAGGTCGAGCTGGCCGGGACCCTGACCCGCGGGATGACGGTGACCGACTGGTCCGGGCGCCGAGAACCAAACGCGCGCATCGGTGTTCGCGTCGACGCCGGGGCGTTTTTTGATCGGTTCATCGAACGTGTGGGACCATTCGCACGGCGGGTCGCCGGGGCTGTGGAATAG
- the guaA gene encoding glutamine-hydrolyzing GMP synthase, with protein MEAPSPRPVLVVDFGAQYAQLIARRVREARVFSEVIPHTASIEEIKARDPIALVLSGGPASVYTEGAPQLDPAVFDLDVPVFGICYGFQAMAQALGGTVAHTGTSEFGRTELKVLGGELHSGLPATQPVWMSHGDAVTAAPEGFDVVASSPGAAVAGFENRARRLAGVQYHPEVMHSPHGQQVLSRFLHDFAGLGAEWTAANIADALVEQVRAQIGDGHAICGLSGGVDSAVAAALVQRAIGDRLTCVFVDHGLLRAGERAQVQRDFVAATGANLVTVDAADTFLQALSGVTNPEGKRKIIGRQFIRAFEGAVRDILSDTGSSDKQVEFLVQGTLYPDVVESGGGSGTANIKSHHNVGGLPDDLKFKLVEPLRLLFKDEVRAVGRELGLPEEIVARQPFPGPGLGIRIVGEVTAARLDTLRRADSIAREELTAAGLDNMIWQCPVVLLGEVRSVGVQGDGRTYGHPIVLRPVSSEDAMTADWTRVPYEVLERISTRITNEVREVNRVVLDITSKPPGTIEWE; from the coding sequence GTGGAAGCACCCTCGCCGCGCCCCGTATTGGTGGTCGACTTCGGCGCGCAGTACGCGCAGTTGATCGCCCGCCGCGTTCGTGAAGCGCGGGTCTTTTCCGAAGTCATCCCGCACACCGCATCGATCGAAGAGATCAAGGCCCGGGATCCGATCGCGCTGGTGCTTTCCGGCGGGCCGGCCAGTGTGTACACCGAGGGGGCCCCGCAATTGGACCCCGCCGTGTTCGACCTCGACGTGCCGGTGTTCGGCATCTGCTACGGATTTCAGGCGATGGCCCAAGCCCTCGGCGGGACGGTCGCCCACACCGGCACCAGCGAGTTCGGTCGCACCGAGTTGAAAGTTCTTGGCGGCGAACTGCACTCGGGGCTGCCGGCGACGCAGCCGGTCTGGATGAGCCACGGTGACGCCGTCACGGCGGCGCCCGAGGGGTTCGACGTGGTGGCCAGCAGCCCGGGTGCGGCGGTCGCCGGCTTCGAGAATCGGGCCCGGCGCCTGGCCGGGGTGCAGTATCACCCGGAAGTGATGCACAGCCCGCACGGGCAACAGGTGCTCAGCCGATTCCTGCACGACTTCGCCGGTCTCGGTGCCGAATGGACGGCCGCCAACATCGCCGACGCGCTGGTGGAGCAGGTGCGCGCCCAGATCGGGGACGGCCACGCGATCTGCGGGTTGTCCGGCGGGGTGGATTCCGCGGTCGCCGCGGCGCTGGTGCAGCGGGCCATCGGCGACCGACTGACCTGCGTGTTCGTCGACCACGGACTGCTGCGCGCCGGTGAGCGGGCGCAGGTGCAGCGCGATTTCGTGGCCGCCACCGGCGCCAACCTGGTTACCGTCGACGCGGCCGACACGTTCCTGCAGGCGCTGTCCGGGGTGACCAATCCGGAAGGCAAGCGCAAGATCATCGGCCGTCAGTTCATCCGGGCCTTCGAAGGCGCGGTGCGAGACATCTTGAGCGACACCGGGTCCTCTGATAAACAAGTCGAATTCCTGGTGCAGGGCACGCTGTATCCGGACGTGGTGGAATCCGGCGGGGGCAGCGGAACCGCGAACATCAAGAGTCACCACAACGTCGGTGGTCTGCCCGACGATTTGAAGTTCAAGCTCGTCGAGCCGCTGCGGCTGTTGTTCAAGGACGAGGTGCGCGCGGTCGGGCGGGAGTTGGGGCTGCCGGAGGAAATTGTTGCGCGGCAACCATTTCCGGGTCCGGGCTTGGGCATCCGGATCGTCGGGGAGGTCACCGCGGCACGGCTGGACACGTTGCGGCGCGCCGACTCGATCGCCCGCGAGGAACTCACCGCCGCCGGCCTGGACAACATGATCTGGCAGTGCCCGGTGGTGTTGCTGGGCGAGGTGCGTTCGGTCGGTGTGCAGGGCGACGGCCGCACCTACGGGCATCCGATCGTGCTGCGGCCGGTGTCCAGCGAGGACGCGATGACCGCCGACTGGACCAGGGTGCCCTACGAGGTGCTGGAACGCATCTCGACCCGCATCACCAACGAGGTACGCGAAGTCAACCGCGTGGTGCTGGACATCACCAGCAAGCCGCCCGGCACCATCGAGTGGGAATAG
- a CDS encoding DNA polymerase Y family protein, which yields MRMSSRVLAVWCMDWPAVAAAVAAGLSVTDPIAVTLANRVIACSAAARAAGVRRGLRRREAAARCPQLHVATADADRDARFFEGVITAVDDLVPRAEVLRPGLLVLPVRGAARYFGSEEQAAERLIDAVSVSSVAGAECQVGIADQLPTAVLAARAGRIIPAGGDAKFLSALSIRQLATEPSLSSPGREELTDLLWRLGIRTLGQFAALSSTDVASRFGADGVSAHRLARGEPGRGPAGREPPPELEAVLDCDPPIDRVDAAAFAGRSLAGTLHQMLMAAGVGCTRLSIHAVTANGEELNRVWRCAEPLTEDATADRVRWQLDGWLSSRTGRARPTAPVTSLRLRAVEVVSAEALQLPLWGGLGEEDRLRARRALVRVQGLLGPEAVRVPVLSGGRGPAERITLTPLGDEPVPHADPGLPWPGQLPDPAPAVLLDDPVELLDAQGNPVRVTVRGMFSADPARLVVRGQRDPLRWWTGPWPVDERWWDDRPQPGHGGGRTARAQVLLESERALLLCYRQRRWYLEGSYE from the coding sequence ATTCGGATGTCTTCGCGGGTGCTGGCCGTCTGGTGCATGGATTGGCCCGCGGTCGCGGCGGCGGTAGCGGCGGGCCTGTCCGTGACCGATCCGATCGCGGTCACGCTGGCCAACCGAGTGATCGCCTGCTCCGCCGCGGCCCGGGCGGCCGGGGTGCGGCGGGGACTGCGACGCCGGGAGGCGGCGGCAAGGTGCCCACAACTGCACGTGGCCACCGCCGACGCCGACCGCGACGCCCGCTTTTTCGAAGGGGTGATTACGGCGGTCGACGATCTGGTGCCCCGCGCCGAGGTGCTGCGGCCCGGGCTCCTGGTGTTGCCGGTGCGCGGAGCGGCCCGCTATTTCGGATCCGAGGAGCAGGCAGCCGAGCGGTTGATCGACGCGGTGTCTGTGAGTTCGGTAGCCGGTGCCGAGTGCCAGGTCGGGATCGCAGATCAGCTGCCCACCGCCGTCTTGGCCGCCCGTGCGGGTCGTATCATCCCGGCGGGCGGAGATGCGAAGTTCCTGTCGGCGCTGTCGATCCGGCAGTTGGCCACCGAGCCGAGCCTGTCCAGCCCGGGACGAGAAGAGCTCACGGACCTGTTGTGGCGCTTGGGGATTCGTACCCTCGGGCAGTTCGCCGCCTTGTCCTCGACCGACGTGGCGTCCCGATTCGGCGCGGATGGGGTCAGCGCGCACCGGCTCGCCCGCGGTGAACCCGGGCGGGGACCCGCCGGGCGGGAACCGCCGCCCGAACTCGAGGCGGTGCTGGATTGCGATCCGCCGATCGACCGGGTCGACGCGGCCGCCTTCGCCGGGCGCTCGCTGGCCGGCACGCTGCATCAGATGTTGATGGCCGCCGGCGTGGGATGCACCCGGCTGTCCATCCACGCCGTCACCGCCAACGGCGAAGAACTGAACCGGGTGTGGCGATGCGCGGAGCCGTTGACCGAGGACGCCACCGCCGATCGGGTGCGCTGGCAACTGGATGGGTGGTTGAGCAGCCGGACCGGTCGTGCCCGGCCCACCGCCCCGGTGACCTCGCTGCGGCTGCGGGCGGTGGAGGTGGTCTCCGCCGAGGCGCTGCAGCTGCCGCTATGGGGTGGCCTCGGCGAAGAGGACAGGCTGCGGGCGCGCCGCGCGCTGGTGCGAGTACAAGGCCTGCTTGGCCCGGAAGCGGTGCGGGTACCGGTGCTGTCCGGCGGTCGCGGCCCGGCCGAACGCATCACGCTGACCCCGCTGGGTGACGAGCCGGTGCCGCATGCCGACCCGGGGTTGCCGTGGCCCGGTCAGCTGCCGGACCCGGCACCGGCGGTACTGCTCGACGATCCAGTGGAATTGCTTGACGCGCAGGGTAATCCGGTACGGGTAACCGTCCGGGGAATGTTCTCCGCCGATCCCGCACGGCTGGTCGTCCGCGGCCAGCGCGACCCGCTGCGCTGGTGGACCGGACCGTGGCCGGTCGACGAGCGATGGTGGGATGACCGGCCGCAGCCCGGTCACGGGGGAGGTCGCACCGCCCGTGCTCAGGTGCTGCTGGAAAGCGAGCGTGCGCTGTTGCTGTGCTATCGGCAAAGGAGGTGGTATTTGGAAGGAAGCTACGAGTGA